A single window of Desulfomicrobium macestii DNA harbors:
- a CDS encoding acetate kinase encodes MKIFVVNSGSSSLKYQLLDMDNGAVMTTGLVERIGDAMGKVSQKSWPGTEREAEVEREVAFPDHRAAMHTVVDLVTGADTGVIASSAEINAIGHRVVQGGETLFKSTLIDDDVVEKIRENCHLSPLHNPANLVGIEVARELFAGVPQVAVFDTEFHQTMPAEAFMYPIPYELYEELKIRRYGFHGTSHRYVAQQAAAMLGKAEDEVNLVTLHLGNGCSMAAVRGGKCIDTSMGLTPLAGVMMGTRSGDIDPAILPFLMKEKGLSMDEVDSILNKQSGLKGICGMNDMRDIHSAAEKGDKKAALAVDMFVYRIKKYIGAYYAVTGPLDALVFTAGIGENDEIVRARVCANLEHLGISIDSTRNAGRKKVATAVQADGSKVAILVIPTNEELAIAKATLSVLK; translated from the coding sequence ATGAAGATATTTGTAGTCAATTCAGGGAGTTCCTCCCTCAAATACCAGCTCCTGGACATGGATAACGGCGCGGTCATGACCACCGGCCTGGTCGAGCGCATCGGCGACGCCATGGGCAAGGTCAGCCAGAAGTCCTGGCCGGGCACCGAGCGCGAGGCCGAGGTCGAGCGCGAAGTGGCCTTCCCCGACCATCGCGCGGCCATGCACACCGTGGTCGATCTGGTCACGGGCGCGGACACCGGCGTCATCGCCTCCTCCGCCGAAATCAACGCCATCGGGCACCGTGTCGTTCAGGGCGGCGAGACCCTGTTCAAGAGCACGCTCATCGATGACGACGTGGTCGAGAAGATCCGTGAGAACTGCCATCTTTCGCCCCTGCACAACCCGGCCAACCTGGTCGGCATCGAGGTTGCCCGCGAGCTTTTCGCCGGTGTGCCGCAGGTGGCCGTGTTCGACACGGAATTCCATCAGACCATGCCCGCCGAAGCGTTCATGTACCCGATCCCCTACGAACTGTACGAAGAGCTCAAGATCCGCCGTTACGGATTCCACGGCACCTCGCACCGCTATGTCGCGCAGCAGGCGGCGGCCATGCTCGGCAAGGCCGAGGACGAAGTGAACCTGGTCACCCTGCATCTGGGCAACGGCTGCAGCATGGCGGCCGTGCGCGGCGGCAAGTGCATCGACACCTCCATGGGCCTCACCCCTCTGGCGGGCGTGATGATGGGCACCCGCAGCGGCGACATCGATCCCGCCATCCTGCCTTTTCTCATGAAGGAAAAGGGCCTCTCCATGGATGAGGTTGACTCCATTTTGAACAAGCAGAGCGGCCTCAAGGGCATCTGCGGCATGAACGACATGCGCGACATCCATTCCGCAGCCGAAAAGGGCGACAAGAAAGCCGCCCTGGCTGTGGACATGTTCGTCTACCGCATCAAGAAATACATCGGCGCCTATTACGCCGTGACCGGTCCCCTGGACGCCCTGGTCTTCACCGCCGGCATCGGCGAGAATGACGAAATCGTCCGTGCCCGCGTCTGCGCGAATCTCGAACATCTCGGCATCAGTATAGATTCCACCCGCAACGCCGGTCGCAAGAAAGTCGCGACGGCAGTGCAGGCTGACGGAAGCAAGGTCGCCATCCTCGTTATCCCCACTAACGAGGAACTGGCCATAGCCAAGGCCACTTTGAGCGTCCTGAAGTAG
- the pta gene encoding phosphate acetyltransferase, with product MARNLYITATESRSGKSAIVLGVMQMLLRDIRRVGFFRPIINDVPDRKDHDIDLVLSQFYLGLQYSETYALTMQQAKELVNAGQHSLLIEKIINKYKELESKCDFVLLEGTDFEGTSPAFEFDINADIAANLGSPLLVISNACQKTEHEIISTTKLAVESFADKAVDILGVVINRTDVPDREALRIALKKSMNKPDMLLYIIPEVAILGKPTVGDVMKWVGAEVLYGKENLGTQVDDIVVAAMQIENFLNYIERGSLVVTPGDRSDIIVSSLASRQSSSYPDISGILLTGGIAPGKSVARLIDGWTGVPVPVLLGKEATFQTARRLYNMYGKIEPGDQKKIASALGVFEENVATDELRQRLDTRKSTKVTPQMFEYGLIEKAKRNKQHIVLPEGGDDRILRAADILLRRGVVDLTILGDPKAIASMTSQLGLSLTGVNIIDPAASPEYADYVSTFMELRKKKGVSKEVACDCMVDPTYYGTMMVFKGQADGMVSGAINTTAHTIRPAFQIIKTKPGASIVSSVFLMCLKDRVLVFGDCAVNPNPTAPQLAEIAMNSAETARIFGVEPRVAMLSYSTGDSGAGGDVDVVIEATRIAREKAPGLLLEGPLQYDAAIDPEVGAKKLPGSQVAGRATVFIFPDLNTGNNTYKAVQRAANAVAIGPVLQGLNKPVNDLSRGCTVADIVNTVAITAIQAQAEKGLI from the coding sequence ATGGCCAGAAATCTATACATTACGGCAACGGAATCTCGAAGCGGAAAATCAGCCATCGTTCTGGGCGTCATGCAAATGCTCCTGCGCGACATTCGGCGTGTCGGTTTTTTCAGACCCATCATCAACGATGTGCCTGACCGCAAGGACCACGACATCGACCTCGTACTGTCCCAGTTCTACCTGGGCCTGCAGTACAGCGAGACCTACGCCCTGACCATGCAGCAGGCCAAGGAACTGGTCAACGCGGGTCAGCATTCTCTCTTGATTGAAAAGATCATCAACAAATACAAAGAGCTGGAGAGCAAGTGCGATTTCGTGCTGCTTGAAGGCACTGATTTCGAAGGCACCAGCCCCGCGTTCGAGTTCGACATCAACGCCGACATCGCCGCCAACCTGGGCAGCCCGCTTCTGGTCATCTCCAACGCCTGCCAGAAGACCGAGCACGAGATCATAAGCACCACCAAGCTTGCGGTGGAATCCTTTGCCGACAAGGCCGTGGACATTCTCGGCGTGGTCATAAACCGCACCGACGTCCCGGATCGCGAAGCCCTGCGCATCGCGCTCAAGAAGTCCATGAACAAGCCCGACATGCTGCTCTACATCATCCCCGAGGTGGCCATTCTGGGCAAGCCCACGGTGGGCGACGTCATGAAGTGGGTCGGAGCGGAAGTGCTTTACGGCAAGGAAAATCTTGGCACACAGGTCGACGACATCGTCGTGGCCGCCATGCAGATCGAAAATTTTCTCAATTACATTGAGCGCGGCAGCCTGGTGGTCACCCCTGGCGACCGCTCGGACATCATCGTCAGCAGCCTGGCATCCCGGCAGTCGTCATCCTATCCCGACATCTCCGGAATCCTGCTCACCGGCGGCATCGCCCCCGGCAAGAGCGTGGCCCGGCTCATCGACGGCTGGACCGGCGTGCCCGTACCCGTATTGCTCGGCAAGGAAGCCACCTTCCAGACCGCGCGCCGCCTGTACAACATGTACGGCAAGATCGAGCCGGGCGATCAGAAGAAGATCGCCTCCGCCCTTGGCGTGTTCGAGGAGAACGTGGCCACTGACGAACTTCGCCAGCGCCTCGATACCCGGAAATCGACCAAGGTCACTCCGCAGATGTTCGAGTACGGCCTCATCGAAAAGGCCAAGCGCAACAAGCAGCATATCGTCCTGCCCGAAGGCGGCGATGACCGCATCCTGCGTGCCGCCGACATCCTGCTGCGACGCGGCGTGGTCGATCTGACCATCCTCGGCGACCCCAAGGCCATCGCATCCATGACTTCCCAGCTCGGACTCAGCCTGACCGGCGTGAACATCATCGATCCGGCCGCGTCCCCCGAATATGCCGATTACGTCTCCACCTTCATGGAACTGCGCAAGAAGAAGGGCGTTTCCAAGGAAGTGGCCTGCGACTGCATGGTGGACCCGACCTATTACGGCACCATGATGGTCTTCAAGGGCCAGGCCGACGGTATGGTTTCCGGCGCCATCAACACCACGGCCCATACCATCCGTCCCGCATTTCAGATCATCAAGACCAAGCCCGGCGCGTCCATCGTGTCGAGCGTGTTCCTGATGTGCCTCAAAGACCGCGTGCTGGTTTTCGGCGACTGCGCCGTGAACCCCAATCCCACTGCGCCGCAGCTGGCCGAGATCGCCATGAACTCCGCCGAGACGGCCCGCATTTTCGGAGTTGAGCCGCGCGTCGCCATGCTGTCCTATTCCACCGGTGATTCCGGTGCGGGCGGAGACGTGGACGTGGTCATCGAGGCCACCCGCATCGCCCGCGAAAAGGCTCCGGGCCTGCTCCTTGAAGGTCCGCTCCAGTATGACGCGGCCATCGATCCGGAAGTCGGCGCCAAGAAGCTGCCGGGCAGCCAGGTCGCCGGCCGGGCCACGGTTTTCATCTTCCCGGATCTGAACACCGGCAACAACACCTACAAGGCAGTGCAGCGCGCCGCCAACGCCGTGGCCATCGGGCCGGTCCTGCAGGGCCTCAACAAACCCGTCAATGACCTGAGCCGCGGTTGCACCGTCGCCGATATCGTCAACACCGTAGCCATCACGGCCATTCAGGCCCAGGCCGAAAAAGGTTTAATATAG
- a CDS encoding (Fe-S)-binding protein yields MTADVHQLAKMLHELDDQMVACMKCGMCQAVCPVFAETMNEGDVARGKIALLENLSHEMIKDPVGVQDKLNMCLLCGSCAANCPSGVKVLDIFLKARVIVNTYMGLPAVKKAIFQGLLTKPGVFNSVMDVASKFQGVFTKSANEVIGSSCSRIDLAVIEGRHFMPLAKKSLRKLEPSRNTRPGKSGYRVAFFPGCVIDKIFPQVGQAVLKALTHHEVGIFMPSGQACCGIPALASGDKGSFDKLVKRNLEIFEKENFDYLLTACATCTATMHELWPLMSGDKTQSMQDRIAAMSAKVMDVNQFMVDVLKVSMPVEGHGTKVTYHDPCHLKKSMKVSEQPRALLKSNPNMEFVEMSDADRCCGCGGSFNLQHYKVSKDIGAQKRDNIVASGAQVVATGCPACMLQISDMLSQHKDQIAVKHVMEIYAETL; encoded by the coding sequence ATGACTGCAGACGTTCATCAACTGGCCAAAATGCTGCATGAACTCGACGACCAGATGGTCGCGTGCATGAAGTGCGGCATGTGCCAGGCTGTTTGCCCGGTTTTTGCCGAAACCATGAATGAGGGCGACGTGGCCCGGGGCAAGATCGCGCTCCTGGAAAACCTGTCCCATGAAATGATCAAGGATCCCGTAGGCGTTCAGGACAAGCTCAACATGTGCCTGCTGTGCGGCTCGTGCGCGGCCAACTGTCCCAGCGGCGTGAAGGTGCTGGACATTTTCCTGAAAGCCCGCGTCATCGTGAACACATACATGGGTTTGCCCGCCGTCAAGAAGGCCATCTTCCAGGGCCTTCTGACCAAGCCTGGCGTATTCAATTCCGTCATGGACGTGGCTTCCAAGTTCCAGGGCGTGTTCACCAAGTCCGCGAACGAAGTCATCGGTTCGTCCTGTTCCCGCATTGATCTGGCGGTCATCGAAGGCCGGCATTTCATGCCTCTGGCCAAGAAGTCGCTGCGCAAGCTGGAACCGTCCCGCAACACCCGGCCCGGCAAGAGCGGATATCGGGTGGCCTTTTTCCCCGGCTGCGTCATCGACAAGATATTCCCGCAGGTCGGCCAGGCTGTACTCAAGGCCTTGACCCATCACGAAGTGGGCATCTTCATGCCGTCAGGCCAGGCGTGTTGCGGCATCCCGGCGCTGGCTTCGGGCGACAAGGGGTCTTTCGACAAGCTTGTGAAACGTAATCTGGAGATTTTCGAAAAAGAGAACTTCGATTATCTACTCACTGCCTGCGCCACCTGCACGGCGACCATGCACGAACTGTGGCCGCTCATGTCCGGGGACAAGACCCAGAGCATGCAGGACCGCATCGCGGCCATGTCCGCCAAGGTCATGGACGTCAACCAGTTCATGGTTGACGTGCTGAAGGTGTCCATGCCCGTCGAAGGCCATGGGACCAAGGTCACATACCATGATCCGTGTCATCTTAAAAAATCCATGAAGGTTTCTGAACAGCCCCGAGCTCTTCTGAAGTCCAATCCGAACATGGAATTTGTCGAGATGTCCGATGCCGATCGTTGCTGCGGTTGCGGCGGCAGCTTCAACCTTCAGCACTACAAGGTCTCCAAGGACATTGGTGCCCAGAAGCGCGACAACATTGTCGCTTCCGGAGCCCAGGTAGTCGCAACCGGTTGCCCGGCGTGCATGCTGCAGATTTCCGACATGCTTTCCCAGCACAAGGATCAGATCGCAGTCAAACACGTCATGGAAATCTACGCGGAAACGCTTTAA
- a CDS encoding FAD-binding oxidoreductase, with translation MISTSLLTEFKTLLGKDNVLDSESDRHSYSYDAAVLDAVIPELVLRPTNSEQLGRTVALCNENKLPMTVRGAGTNLSGGTIPTKEHGVVILTNGLNKILEINEQDLYAVVQPGAVTAKFAAEVAKRGLFYPPDPGSQAVSTLGGNVAENAGGLRGLKYGVTKDYVMGVNFWNAEGEYIKSGGKTVKCVTGLNIAQLMVGSEGTLGVFDEIILKLVPPPVASKAMLAEFDDIAKASETVAAIIANKIVPCTLELLDNATINYVEDFTKAGLPRDAAAILLIEVDGGHIALVEDDAEKVLDICKKHGAKRVQMAKDAAEKNKLWEARRNALPALARARPTTVLEDATVPRSQIPAMITAINNIGAKYKLQIGTFGHAGDGNLHPTILTDRRDKEEFHRVEQAVDEIFDVALSLGGTLSGEHGIGTAKSKWLEKETSKATIIYSRRLKKAVDPNYLLNPGKIIGG, from the coding sequence ATGATTTCGACGAGTCTGCTCACTGAGTTCAAGACCCTGCTGGGCAAAGATAATGTCCTCGATAGCGAGTCCGACCGGCACTCCTATTCATATGATGCCGCAGTTCTCGACGCGGTCATCCCCGAGCTGGTCCTGCGTCCGACAAACAGCGAGCAGCTGGGCAGAACCGTGGCCTTGTGCAACGAAAACAAGCTGCCCATGACCGTTCGCGGCGCCGGTACCAATCTGAGCGGCGGCACCATTCCCACCAAGGAACATGGCGTCGTCATCCTGACCAACGGTCTCAACAAAATTTTGGAAATCAACGAACAGGATCTCTACGCCGTGGTCCAGCCCGGCGCAGTCACCGCCAAGTTCGCGGCCGAAGTGGCCAAGCGCGGCCTGTTCTATCCGCCCGATCCGGGCTCCCAGGCCGTGTCCACCCTGGGCGGCAACGTCGCCGAGAACGCGGGCGGCCTGCGCGGCCTGAAATACGGCGTGACCAAAGACTACGTCATGGGCGTCAATTTCTGGAACGCCGAAGGCGAATACATCAAGTCCGGCGGCAAGACCGTCAAATGCGTCACGGGCCTCAATATCGCCCAGCTCATGGTCGGTTCCGAAGGGACCCTTGGCGTCTTCGACGAGATCATCCTGAAGCTCGTTCCGCCGCCAGTCGCCTCCAAGGCCATGCTCGCCGAATTCGACGACATCGCCAAGGCTTCCGAGACGGTCGCGGCCATCATCGCCAACAAGATCGTTCCCTGCACCCTGGAACTGCTCGACAACGCGACCATCAACTACGTCGAGGATTTCACCAAGGCCGGTCTGCCGCGGGACGCCGCAGCCATTCTGCTGATCGAAGTCGACGGCGGCCACATTGCCCTGGTCGAGGACGACGCCGAAAAGGTTCTGGATATCTGCAAGAAGCACGGCGCCAAACGCGTACAGATGGCCAAGGACGCCGCCGAGAAGAACAAGCTTTGGGAAGCCCGCCGCAACGCGTTGCCTGCCCTGGCCCGCGCCCGTCCGACCACCGTCCTCGAAGACGCCACCGTGCCGCGCAGCCAGATTCCGGCCATGATCACGGCCATCAACAACATCGGCGCCAAGTACAAGCTGCAGATCGGCACCTTCGGCCATGCCGGTGACGGCAATTTGCATCCGACCATCCTGACCGACAGACGCGACAAGGAAGAATTCCATCGCGTGGAGCAGGCCGTGGACGAGATCTTCGATGTGGCCCTGTCCCTGGGCGGTACCCTGTCCGGCGAGCACGGCATCGGTACGGCCAAGTCCAAGTGGCTGGAGAAGGAAACTTCCAAGGCGACCATCATTTACTCGCGCAGGCTCAAGAAAGCAGTTGATCCCAATTACCTGCTCAATCCCGGCAAAATAATCGGAGGCTAG
- a CDS encoding L-lactate permease: MSIPVLAMVALLPILVALVLMVGMRWPSTKAMPLAWLVCALGAILAWNLPVGYVAALSLQGIVVAIGVLIIVFGAIIILYTLKYSGGMETIQYGMQGISRDKRIQAIIIGFMFAAFIEGAAGFGTPAALAAPLLLSLGFPPLAAAVICLVFNSFPVSFGAVGTPILVGLKFLDPLAKAAVASGVPGLNFVDFGSFAKVIGQWATVMHGPMIFILPIFMLGFLTRFFGKNKSWSEGFAAWQFCVFAAVAFIVPYLTFAWLVGPEFPSLIGGLVGLGIIVAGAKAGFCVPKESWDFGPQSTWDAEWTGTIATATNTEFKAHMSQFKAWLPYILIGAILVVTRIPELGLKGILAAQSIPFKNILGYEGVSASIQYLYLPGTIPFMLVALLTILIHGMKGSAVKQAWTESFVKMKAPTIALFAAVALVSIFRGSGVADIALNPNSYPSMPLAMAKTVAAFAGNAWPMLASYVGGLGAFITGSNTVSDLLFAEFQWGVAQQLELPRQIIVAAQVVGGAMGNMVCIHNIVAVCAVTGLIGREGMILKRTFWPFLIYGIVVGIVASLMSFVFLPHLF, from the coding sequence ATGTCAATTCCTGTCTTGGCAATGGTGGCTCTGTTGCCTATTTTGGTGGCTCTTGTACTGATGGTCGGCATGCGCTGGCCTTCTACCAAAGCCATGCCTCTTGCATGGCTTGTGTGTGCCCTCGGCGCAATTCTCGCATGGAATCTGCCCGTCGGTTATGTCGCGGCCCTGTCGCTTCAGGGTATCGTGGTCGCCATCGGCGTCTTGATCATCGTCTTCGGCGCGATCATCATCCTGTACACCCTGAAATATTCAGGAGGAATGGAAACCATTCAGTACGGAATGCAGGGCATCAGCCGTGACAAGCGTATCCAGGCCATCATCATCGGCTTCATGTTCGCGGCATTCATCGAAGGCGCGGCCGGATTCGGCACGCCCGCCGCACTGGCCGCACCGCTGCTCCTGTCCCTGGGCTTCCCGCCCCTGGCCGCAGCGGTCATCTGTCTGGTCTTCAACTCCTTCCCCGTATCTTTCGGCGCGGTCGGAACACCCATTCTCGTCGGCCTCAAGTTCCTGGACCCGCTGGCCAAGGCAGCAGTCGCTTCCGGCGTACCCGGGCTGAACTTCGTAGATTTCGGTTCCTTCGCCAAGGTCATCGGCCAGTGGGCGACCGTCATGCATGGCCCGATGATCTTCATCCTGCCCATCTTCATGCTCGGCTTCCTGACCCGCTTCTTCGGCAAGAACAAGTCCTGGAGCGAAGGCTTCGCCGCATGGCAGTTCTGTGTTTTCGCCGCCGTGGCTTTCATTGTTCCCTACCTGACCTTCGCATGGCTGGTCGGTCCTGAATTCCCGTCCCTGATCGGTGGTCTTGTCGGCCTCGGCATCATCGTGGCCGGCGCCAAGGCCGGATTCTGCGTGCCCAAGGAAAGCTGGGATTTCGGCCCGCAGTCCACTTGGGACGCTGAATGGACCGGTACCATCGCCACGGCCACCAACACCGAGTTCAAGGCTCACATGAGCCAGTTCAAGGCATGGCTGCCCTACATCCTGATCGGCGCCATCCTGGTCGTTACCCGTATCCCCGAACTGGGCCTGAAGGGCATCCTGGCCGCCCAGTCCATTCCCTTCAAGAACATCCTTGGCTATGAGGGCGTTTCCGCCTCCATCCAGTACCTGTACCTGCCCGGTACCATTCCTTTCATGCTGGTCGCGCTGCTGACCATCCTGATCCACGGCATGAAGGGTTCTGCCGTCAAGCAGGCCTGGACCGAGTCCTTCGTCAAGATGAAGGCCCCGACCATCGCGCTCTTCGCCGCAGTGGCCCTGGTTTCCATCTTCCGCGGTTCCGGCGTTGCCGATATCGCCCTGAACCCCAACAGCTACCCCTCCATGCCCCTGGCCATGGCCAAGACCGTTGCCGCTTTCGCGGGCAACGCATGGCCGATGCTGGCCTCCTATGTCGGCGGCCTGGGTGCGTTCATCACTGGATCGAACACGGTCTCCGACCTTCTGTTCGCCGAATTCCAGTGGGGCGTGGCCCAGCAGCTTGAACTGCCCCGTCAGATCATCGTCGCCGCTCAGGTCGTCGGTGGCGCCATGGGCAACATGGTCTGCATCCACAACATCGTGGCTGTCTGCGCCGTGACCGGCCTCATCGGCCGTGAAGGCATGATCCTGAAGCGCACATTCTGGCCCTTCCTGATCTACGGCATTGTCGTAGGCATCGTGGCCAGTCTCATGAGCTTCGTCTTCCTGCCGCATCTGTTCTAA